A genomic window from Candidatus Kouleothrix ribensis includes:
- a CDS encoding histidine phosphatase family protein: MRLIIVRHGESEWNRIGRYQGQQDAPLSELGVRQAEALGGRLQREPFDVIFTSPLQRAAQTAQAIAARHPEVQLLYEPALLEISHGAWEGLMAEEVIERYRDGLHEWRWHPTRAQMPGGESFSNILKRVLDFKDRLCQEYTGRNVLISTHDVVVKILVADALGMNMDRINRIWVTNASISVIEYGDDLPYLISLSEACHLGRLATVRERQKAI; the protein is encoded by the coding sequence ATGCGATTGATTATTGTGCGCCACGGCGAGAGTGAGTGGAATCGGATTGGCCGCTACCAGGGTCAGCAGGATGCGCCGCTCTCGGAGCTAGGCGTGCGCCAGGCCGAGGCACTCGGCGGGCGGCTGCAGCGCGAGCCGTTCGATGTGATCTTCACCAGCCCGCTCCAGCGGGCCGCGCAAACCGCCCAGGCTATCGCCGCACGCCACCCCGAGGTGCAGCTGCTGTACGAGCCGGCGCTGCTCGAGATTTCGCACGGCGCCTGGGAGGGCCTGATGGCCGAGGAGGTGATCGAGCGCTACCGCGATGGGCTGCACGAGTGGCGCTGGCATCCCACCCGCGCCCAGATGCCGGGCGGCGAGAGCTTCAGTAACATCCTCAAGCGCGTGCTCGACTTCAAGGATCGGCTGTGCCAGGAGTACACCGGCCGGAATGTGCTGATCTCGACGCACGATGTGGTGGTGAAGATCCTGGTGGCCGACGCGCTGGGCATGAATATGGATCGGATCAATCGGATCTGGGTGACGAATGCCAGCATCAGTGTGATCGAATATGGCGACGATCTGCCGTACCTGATCAGCCTGAGCGAGGCCTGCCACCTCGGGCGGCTCGCCACCGTGCGCGAACGTCAGAAGGCGATCTAG
- a CDS encoding ATP-binding protein, with the protein MPPAFRNRLGVITSGSLVEGLCARLEGRESVEDMRVGKFVVIKGEKNEFFSMITDVVLESTNQKVLVDPPNGDPFIHEVLAGTSTYGSIALKPMLMLPSDLNEGLLPPKTIPKHFSQVLEANEDDFTRVFGQEDSTHFEIGRPLDMDVPVCIDLERLVERSNGVFGKSGTGKSFLTRLLICGTIRARVASNLIFDMHSEYGWESTSEQGGFVKGLRQLFGGEVLVYSLDPATSRNRNVPIDAEVVIGLDQIEVEDVILLQDELNLTSTAAESAYLLVDRFKEGWLRALLAMDTEALNGFAESSGGHAGALSALKRKLEQVARKGFVHETAPAGIIDRMIDHLAHGRHVVLEFGRYSDTLSYMLTANILTRRIRRRWVEKTEQYIRTKDAADRPRQLMITIEEAHKFLNPAAAKQTIFGTIARELRKYSVTLLVVDQRPSSIDADVMSQIGSRVTALLNDEKDIDAVFTGVSGSSSLRSVLASLDTRQQALVLGHAVPMPVVIRTRAYDAAFYRAVGRPEVTRRQAQAEIDELFPET; encoded by the coding sequence ATGCCGCCAGCCTTTCGAAATCGCCTTGGTGTGATCACAAGCGGCTCGCTGGTCGAGGGCCTGTGTGCCCGCCTGGAAGGGCGCGAGAGCGTCGAAGATATGCGCGTCGGTAAATTTGTGGTGATCAAAGGTGAAAAAAACGAATTCTTCTCAATGATAACCGATGTTGTGCTGGAATCAACTAACCAAAAAGTCCTGGTTGATCCGCCGAATGGCGACCCGTTTATTCACGAGGTGCTGGCCGGCACCTCGACATATGGCTCGATTGCGCTCAAGCCCATGCTGATGCTGCCGAGCGATCTGAACGAGGGGCTGCTGCCGCCCAAGACCATCCCGAAGCATTTTTCGCAAGTGCTCGAGGCGAATGAAGACGATTTCACGCGCGTGTTTGGCCAGGAAGACAGCACGCACTTCGAGATTGGCCGGCCGCTGGATATGGATGTGCCGGTGTGCATCGACCTCGAGCGGCTAGTCGAGCGTTCGAACGGGGTGTTCGGTAAGAGCGGCACCGGCAAGAGTTTCCTGACGCGTTTGCTGATCTGCGGAACCATCCGCGCGCGGGTGGCCTCGAACCTGATCTTCGATATGCACAGCGAGTATGGCTGGGAGAGCACCTCCGAGCAGGGTGGCTTCGTCAAGGGCCTGCGCCAGCTGTTTGGCGGCGAGGTGCTGGTGTACTCGCTCGACCCGGCCACCTCGCGCAACCGGAATGTGCCGATCGATGCCGAGGTGGTGATCGGCCTCGACCAGATCGAGGTCGAGGATGTGATTTTGTTGCAGGACGAGCTGAACCTGACGTCGACTGCCGCCGAGTCGGCCTACCTGCTGGTCGATCGTTTCAAAGAGGGCTGGCTGCGTGCGCTGCTGGCGATGGACACCGAGGCGCTGAATGGGTTTGCCGAGAGCTCGGGCGGCCACGCCGGTGCGCTCAGCGCGCTCAAGCGCAAGCTTGAGCAGGTGGCGCGCAAGGGCTTTGTTCACGAGACCGCGCCGGCCGGGATTATCGACCGCATGATCGACCACCTGGCGCACGGCCGGCACGTGGTGCTCGAGTTCGGCCGCTACAGCGACACGCTCTCGTACATGCTGACCGCGAATATTCTGACCCGCCGCATCCGCCGGCGCTGGGTCGAGAAGACTGAGCAATATATTCGCACCAAGGATGCCGCCGACCGGCCGCGCCAGCTCATGATCACGATCGAGGAGGCGCACAAGTTCTTGAACCCGGCGGCGGCCAAGCAGACGATCTTCGGCACGATTGCGCGCGAGCTGCGCAAGTACAGCGTGACGCTCCTGGTGGTCGACCAGCGGCCGTCGTCGATCGACGCGGATGTGATGAGCCAGATCGGCAGCCGGGTGACGGCGCTGCTGAACGACGAGAAAGACATCGACGCCGTGTTCACCGGCGTGAGCGGCAGCTCGAGCCTGCGCTCGGTGCTGGCCAGCCTCGACACACGCCAGCAGGCACTGGTGCTGGGCCACGCCGTGCCGATGCCGGTGGTGATCCGCACGCGGGCCTACGACGCCGCATTCTATCGCGCAGTTGGCCGGCCCGAGGTGACGCGGCGCCAGGCCCAGGCCGAGATCGACGAGCTATTTCCTGAAACTTAG
- a CDS encoding HlyC/CorC family transporter produces the protein MITSIVLELVLIVGLILANGFFAASEIAIVSARKGRLEQMARDGQAGAQAALTLAENPNRFLSTVQVGITVISTFAAVFGGASLAAALGQRLQTLPVLAPYAGSIALVLVVLLISYLSLILGELVPKRLALQSAEQVSRRVAPFMGMLSRALSPMVGLLTFSTELVLRLLGRHRLEESAVTEDDIIALVREGASGGTVEAAEQELITNIFGFGDRSVRSLMTPRTQITALPIDIPFAEALGQITEAGYSRVPVYRGSLDQMVGLLYVKDLLPAWGQPAPPDLPALVRPIHYVLASQRALTAFQQLRQARSGMAIVIDEYGQVAGLITLEDILEQVVGAIDDEYDDTDESIVRRADGSYLVDGLLQFADVQQRVGLPARADMLARPGFETLAGFMLAQLGRIPHAGDRSEWQGYIFEVVDMDGRRIDKVLIVPPAGAAPPHQPDSSAG, from the coding sequence ATGATCACAAGTATTGTGCTCGAGCTCGTGCTGATTGTGGGGTTGATCCTGGCGAATGGCTTCTTCGCGGCCTCCGAGATCGCGATCGTATCGGCGCGCAAGGGCCGGCTCGAGCAGATGGCCAGGGATGGGCAAGCAGGCGCTCAGGCGGCGCTGACGCTGGCCGAGAACCCCAACCGCTTCCTATCGACGGTGCAGGTTGGTATTACGGTGATCAGTACATTTGCGGCAGTCTTTGGCGGCGCGAGCCTGGCCGCCGCGCTGGGCCAGCGCCTACAGACCTTGCCGGTGCTGGCGCCCTACGCAGGTAGTATTGCGCTGGTGCTGGTCGTGCTGCTAATCAGCTACCTCTCGCTGATCCTTGGCGAGCTGGTGCCCAAGCGCCTGGCGCTCCAGAGTGCCGAGCAGGTGTCGCGCCGAGTGGCCCCGTTCATGGGCATGCTGTCGCGCGCGCTGTCGCCGATGGTTGGCCTGCTGACGTTTTCGACCGAACTGGTGCTGCGGCTGCTCGGCCGCCACAGGCTCGAGGAGTCTGCGGTCACTGAGGATGACATTATCGCGCTGGTGCGCGAGGGTGCCTCGGGCGGCACGGTCGAGGCCGCCGAGCAAGAGCTGATCACGAATATTTTCGGCTTTGGCGACCGAAGCGTGCGCTCGCTTATGACCCCGCGCACGCAGATCACTGCGCTGCCGATCGACATCCCATTTGCCGAGGCGCTCGGCCAGATCACCGAGGCCGGCTACTCGCGCGTGCCGGTGTATCGCGGCTCGCTCGACCAGATGGTGGGCCTGCTGTATGTGAAGGATCTGCTGCCCGCGTGGGGCCAGCCGGCGCCGCCCGATCTGCCGGCACTGGTGCGACCGATCCACTATGTGCTGGCGAGCCAGCGCGCGCTCACGGCGTTCCAACAGCTACGGCAAGCACGTAGCGGCATGGCGATCGTGATCGATGAGTATGGCCAGGTCGCCGGCCTGATCACGCTTGAAGATATTCTCGAGCAAGTTGTTGGCGCAATCGACGACGAGTACGACGACACCGACGAGTCGATCGTGCGGCGCGCCGATGGGAGCTACCTGGTCGATGGGCTGCTTCAGTTTGCCGATGTGCAGCAGCGCGTCGGGCTGCCGGCGCGCGCCGATATGCTGGCCCGGCCAGGCTTCGAGACGCTGGCCGGCTTCATGCTTGCGCAGCTTGGGCGCATCCCGCACGCGGGCGATCGTAGTGAGTGGCAGGGGTATATCTTTGAAGTGGTCGATATGGATGGCCGGCGGATCGACAAGGTGCTGATTGTGCCACCGGCCGGGGCTGCGCCACCGCATCAGCCAGACTCCTCGGCCGGCTAG
- a CDS encoding polyprenyl synthetase family protein codes for MATPALQRDLPAPSVVDVSAPVRLVTSSISDVIRRAGLSDDLASIERMMIERTASQARLLAAAGAYTVAAGGKRLRAVLVLLAARLGRFDFERAARPAVAIELLHAASLVHDDLVDHALRRRGRVTVHARWDRHVALMLGDYFFALAAGELAGEPDPRIIKFYADAAQTVVEGELRPVTQLEPLDIALDQYFFKIGSKTAALFEASCKAGIAVAGGTPEQVAVLGQFGYDLGLAFQIVDDVLDFTGDEATLGKPAGNDLREGTLTLPLIYAVAHSGDQLLREVARTALPDPANVSQLVDAVIRAGGVDRAMAAAQANIRRALDQLKIFPASATTRTLSEVCDFVLSRQV; via the coding sequence ATGGCCACCCCAGCGCTACAGCGGGATCTCCCCGCGCCCAGTGTGGTGGACGTGTCGGCGCCCGTTCGATTAGTAACCTCAAGTATCAGCGATGTGATTCGGCGGGCGGGGCTAAGCGACGACCTTGCAAGCATCGAACGCATGATGATCGAGCGCACCGCCTCGCAGGCGCGCCTGCTTGCCGCTGCGGGGGCCTACACAGTAGCGGCCGGCGGCAAGCGCTTGCGCGCAGTGCTGGTATTGCTGGCCGCCCGGCTGGGTCGTTTCGATTTCGAGCGTGCCGCGCGCCCGGCGGTGGCGATCGAGCTGCTGCACGCGGCCTCGCTGGTACACGACGACCTGGTCGATCACGCGCTGCGACGGCGTGGGCGGGTGACAGTGCATGCGCGCTGGGATCGCCACGTAGCGCTGATGCTCGGCGACTACTTCTTTGCGCTGGCGGCCGGCGAGCTGGCCGGCGAACCTGATCCGCGGATCATCAAGTTTTATGCCGACGCTGCGCAAACGGTGGTAGAGGGCGAGTTGCGGCCAGTAACCCAGCTCGAGCCGCTGGACATAGCGCTCGACCAATATTTCTTCAAGATCGGCAGCAAAACTGCCGCGCTGTTTGAAGCTTCGTGCAAGGCCGGCATTGCGGTAGCCGGCGGCACACCCGAGCAGGTGGCTGTGCTGGGCCAATTTGGCTACGATCTCGGGTTGGCGTTTCAGATCGTCGATGACGTGCTCGATTTCACCGGCGACGAAGCCACACTCGGCAAGCCGGCCGGCAACGACCTGCGCGAAGGGACATTGACGCTGCCGCTGATCTATGCCGTAGCGCATAGTGGCGACCAACTGCTGCGCGAAGTGGCACGCACGGCGCTACCCGACCCAGCCAACGTGTCACAGCTGGTCGATGCGGTGATTAGAGCCGGCGGCGTAGATCGCGCCATGGCCGCAGCCCAGGCCAACATTCGCCGGGCGCTCGACCAGCTGAAGATCTTCCCGGCCTCGGCAACCACCCGTACGCTTAGCGAGGTGTGTGACTTTGTATTGAGCCGGCAAGTCTAG
- a CDS encoding sigma-70 family RNA polymerase sigma factor — MSEIDTLSAYVVAPAQKPRADDPELAWGDDPADVIAEEAERDVEPMEDSVQTYLREIGQVSLLTAADEVTLAQEIIKGIEARKALQQLEHATWRERIAIERAIMQGDEARRKLIQSNLRLVVSIAKKYHGGPLSFMDLVQEGNIGLMRAVEKFDYTRGNRFSTYATWWIRQAVTRAIAEQGRLIRLPVHLSDAIGQLRRVTHQLEQALERAPTAEEIAEALGVGVRKVERLLQASAQPISLEQPLGDEGEGHLSDHLADDEASAPVEIAAQRMLQQDLISALMELPERERAILQLRYGLTDGRRRTLEEVGVTFGITRERTRQIEAEALRHLRSPSVGARLQAYLE, encoded by the coding sequence ATGAGCGAAATCGATACCCTCTCGGCCTATGTCGTCGCTCCTGCGCAGAAACCTCGTGCTGATGATCCGGAGCTTGCCTGGGGCGACGATCCAGCTGATGTGATCGCCGAAGAGGCCGAGCGTGATGTTGAGCCAATGGAAGACTCGGTGCAGACCTACCTGCGCGAGATCGGCCAAGTTTCGCTGCTGACGGCCGCCGACGAAGTGACATTGGCGCAGGAGATCATCAAGGGGATCGAGGCGCGCAAGGCGCTACAGCAGCTTGAGCATGCCACGTGGCGCGAGCGTATCGCGATCGAGCGTGCGATTATGCAGGGCGATGAGGCGCGCCGCAAGCTGATCCAGTCGAATTTACGGCTGGTGGTGAGCATTGCGAAGAAGTATCATGGTGGCCCGCTTTCATTTATGGATCTGGTACAAGAGGGCAATATTGGCCTGATGCGCGCGGTGGAGAAATTCGACTACACACGCGGTAACCGCTTCTCAACCTACGCCACCTGGTGGATTCGCCAGGCCGTCACGCGCGCGATTGCCGAGCAAGGCCGGCTGATCCGGCTGCCGGTGCATCTGAGCGACGCGATCGGCCAGCTGCGGCGCGTAACGCACCAGCTCGAGCAGGCGCTTGAGCGCGCGCCCACGGCCGAGGAGATCGCCGAGGCGCTGGGTGTGGGTGTGCGCAAGGTCGAGCGGCTGTTGCAGGCCTCGGCTCAGCCGATCTCGCTTGAGCAGCCGTTGGGCGACGAAGGCGAAGGCCACTTGAGCGATCACCTGGCCGACGATGAAGCCTCTGCGCCAGTCGAGATCGCCGCGCAGCGCATGTTGCAGCAGGATCTGATCAGTGCGCTCATGGAGCTGCCCGAGCGCGAGCGCGCGATCTTGCAGCTGCGCTACGGCCTGACCGACGGGCGCCGGCGCACGCTCGAAGAGGTTGGTGTGACATTCGGCATCACGCGCGAGCGCACGCGCCAGATTGAGGCCGAGGCGCTACGGCACCTGCGCTCGCCGAGCGTTGGCGCGCGGCTACAGGCCTACCTCGAGTAG
- the pgl gene encoding 6-phosphogluconolactonase: MADHTRGELVVVATPADLADAAARYVVELARAAIEQRGSFSIALSGGSTPRALHQRLARPPLSAQIDWPKLLVFWSDERWLPPDDHESNFRLARETLLDHVPIPAANIFAVPTVGGTPQAAAATYAATLASHLPDQPPQLDLIVLGMGPDGHTASLFPGQAEPAAPGTALVIAVANAPKPPPDRISFSYRLINAARNVLFLVAGADKAATLHAVLRGPLDQPRLPAQGVFPTHGRLTWLVDAAAASALQR; encoded by the coding sequence ATGGCCGATCATACACGTGGTGAACTCGTGGTTGTAGCGACACCAGCCGACCTGGCCGACGCAGCCGCGCGCTATGTGGTAGAGCTGGCGCGCGCGGCGATCGAGCAGCGTGGCAGCTTCAGCATCGCGCTCTCGGGCGGCAGTACGCCGCGCGCGCTGCACCAGCGGCTGGCCCGGCCGCCGCTCAGCGCACAGATCGACTGGCCGAAGCTGCTGGTATTCTGGAGCGACGAGCGCTGGCTACCGCCCGACGATCACGAGAGTAACTTCCGGCTTGCCCGCGAGACGCTGCTCGACCATGTGCCGATCCCGGCGGCCAATATCTTCGCGGTGCCAACCGTCGGCGGCACACCGCAGGCCGCCGCCGCCACCTACGCCGCAACGCTGGCTAGCCACCTGCCCGACCAGCCGCCGCAGCTCGATCTGATCGTGCTGGGCATGGGGCCCGATGGCCACACCGCGTCGTTGTTCCCCGGCCAGGCCGAACCAGCCGCACCCGGCACAGCGCTAGTGATCGCGGTGGCCAATGCGCCCAAGCCGCCGCCGGATCGGATCTCGTTCAGCTACCGGCTGATCAACGCCGCACGCAATGTGCTGTTTCTGGTGGCTGGCGCCGACAAAGCCGCCACGCTGCACGCGGTGCTGCGCGGCCCGCTCGACCAACCGCGCTTACCGGCGCAGGGCGTATTTCCGACCCATGGCCGGCTCACCTGGCTGGTCGACGCTGCCGCCGCCAGCGCGCTACAACGCTAA
- a CDS encoding response regulator has product MPHIIIAEDEDDVREFLVRAFRRYAPDAAITPAPDGRAALELLHTHGCDLLVSDQRMPRLSGAGLLQAVRAEGHQIPFIMISADTSAELAAHEYGATAFFYKPLSMLKIREIIETWLSARS; this is encoded by the coding sequence ATGCCACACATCATCATTGCTGAAGATGAAGACGACGTACGCGAGTTTCTGGTGCGGGCCTTCCGGCGCTATGCGCCTGATGCCGCGATCACCCCCGCACCCGACGGCCGCGCTGCGCTCGAGCTACTGCATACCCATGGCTGCGATCTGCTGGTAAGCGACCAGCGCATGCCGCGCCTGAGCGGCGCCGGGCTGCTCCAGGCCGTGCGCGCCGAAGGCCACCAGATTCCATTCATCATGATCTCGGCCGACACCAGCGCCGAACTTGCCGCGCACGAGTACGGTGCCACAGCCTTCTTCTACAAGCCCCTCAGCATGCTCAAGATCCGCGAGATCATCGAGACCTGGCTCAGCGCGCGGAGCTAG
- the rpsL gene encoding 30S ribosomal protein S12, whose product MPTINQLVRKPRKPVVKKTKAPALRFTYNAIKGRLTRGKGSPFKRGVCTQVKTMTPKKPNSALRKIARVRLSNGMEVTAYIPGEGHNLQEHSVVLIRGGRVKDLPGVRYHIVRGVLDAQGVANRKQGRSKYGTKKASAAPAKKK is encoded by the coding sequence ATGCCGACAATCAATCAGCTGGTACGCAAACCCCGCAAGCCGGTGGTCAAGAAGACCAAAGCGCCCGCGCTGCGCTTCACCTACAACGCAATCAAAGGCCGGCTGACGCGCGGAAAAGGCTCACCGTTCAAACGCGGCGTATGTACGCAAGTGAAGACGATGACGCCCAAGAAGCCGAACTCGGCGCTGCGCAAGATCGCGCGCGTGCGGCTCAGCAACGGCATGGAGGTGACTGCGTACATTCCCGGCGAGGGCCACAACTTGCAAGAGCACTCGGTGGTGCTGATCCGCGGCGGCCGCGTGAAGGATCTGCCGGGCGTACGCTACCATATCGTGCGCGGCGTGCTCGACGCCCAGGGCGTGGCCAATCGCAAGCAGGGCCGCTCGAAATATGGCACGAAGAAGGCCAGCGCAGCCCCGGCAAAGAAGAAGTAG
- a CDS encoding GNAT family N-acetyltransferase, which yields MAQPVYCARCGTAMERRLVDERERDVCPACGFILYRNPVPAVGVVVALEGQIVLVRRRYAPRAGCWALPAGFMELGESAEEAAIRECHEETGLLVRVDHLLGVYSIGEGQHTGLLIIYAATATGGELVAADDATEAGIFSADALPAPMAFPTHLQAIDRWCRETRTRELLRGPAGPALVRYAGLSDMPMALDLLIGGHSWDDSRAVAAEALLRDRLNDPDKPVLVAEMHGQIVGVAMPAFHQSLRGWYATLDDLVVPVDSRRQGAGRALVESAAALAQARGCALLHAAFREPGSGAEQFLAACGFSANGTLALKLC from the coding sequence ATGGCTCAACCCGTCTACTGTGCGCGCTGTGGCACGGCAATGGAGCGCCGGCTGGTCGATGAGCGTGAGCGTGATGTCTGCCCAGCCTGTGGCTTCATCCTGTATCGTAACCCGGTGCCGGCGGTTGGTGTGGTGGTTGCGCTCGAAGGCCAGATCGTGCTGGTACGCCGGCGCTATGCGCCACGCGCCGGCTGCTGGGCATTGCCGGCCGGCTTCATGGAGCTGGGCGAGAGCGCCGAAGAGGCGGCCATCCGTGAGTGCCACGAGGAGACCGGGTTGTTAGTGCGGGTCGACCATTTGTTGGGAGTGTATTCGATCGGCGAGGGCCAGCACACCGGCCTGCTGATCATCTATGCGGCGACCGCCACAGGTGGCGAGCTGGTGGCCGCCGACGATGCAACCGAGGCAGGCATATTCAGCGCCGACGCACTACCAGCGCCGATGGCATTCCCAACCCATCTCCAGGCGATCGATCGCTGGTGCCGCGAGACTCGCACGCGCGAGCTGCTGCGCGGCCCGGCCGGGCCGGCGCTGGTGCGCTATGCGGGCTTGTCCGACATGCCGATGGCGCTCGATCTGCTGATCGGTGGGCACAGCTGGGACGACAGCCGGGCGGTGGCGGCCGAGGCACTGCTGCGCGATCGGCTGAACGATCCTGATAAGCCGGTGCTGGTGGCCGAGATGCATGGGCAGATTGTTGGCGTGGCCATGCCGGCGTTCCACCAATCGCTACGCGGCTGGTACGCCACGCTCGACGACCTGGTGGTGCCGGTGGATTCGCGCCGCCAGGGTGCAGGCCGGGCGCTGGTCGAGTCGGCCGCTGCGCTGGCCCAGGCGCGTGGCTGCGCACTGCTGCATGCCGCATTTCGCGAGCCTGGGTCGGGCGCCGAGCAGTTCCTGGCCGCCTGCGGGTTTAGTGCCAATGGCACACTGGCGCTGAAGCTATGCTAG
- the rpsG gene encoding 30S ribosomal protein S7, with product MPRRGTITKRIPAPDARYNSVVVQQFINKVMQRGKKSVAERIVYQALELAADRLKKTPMEIFEVALRNAGPAIEVKPKRVGGATYQVPVEVKSDRRQSLAMRWLLISARGRTGKPMHERLAGEIMDAFNNTGSTIKRKEDVQRMAEANRAFSHYGKF from the coding sequence ATGCCCCGTCGAGGAACGATTACCAAGCGCATCCCTGCACCCGACGCCCGCTATAACAGCGTGGTCGTGCAGCAGTTCATCAACAAGGTGATGCAGCGCGGCAAGAAGAGCGTGGCCGAGCGTATCGTGTATCAGGCACTCGAACTGGCCGCCGATCGGCTGAAGAAGACCCCCATGGAGATCTTCGAGGTCGCGCTGCGCAATGCCGGCCCGGCGATCGAGGTTAAGCCTAAACGCGTCGGCGGTGCCACTTACCAGGTGCCGGTCGAGGTCAAGAGCGACCGCCGCCAATCGCTGGCGATGCGCTGGTTGTTGATCTCGGCGCGTGGCCGCACCGGTAAGCCAATGCACGAGCGCCTCGCCGGCGAGATCATGGACGCCTTTAACAATACCGGCAGCACGATCAAGCGCAAAGAGGATGTGCAGCGTATGGCCGAGGCCAACCGCGCATTCTCACACTACGGCAAGTTCTAA